The following nucleotide sequence is from Penicillium digitatum chromosome 5, complete sequence.
TTTTCATTTTCTCTGACATGATAGCGACAAAGACCTGCAGGTACGAGAGGACATCAGACCACTATAATCAGATAAGATGAGGATGGACTGGACACGTACCGAGCTGGTTTTCAACAAATGCATCAAGGCCTTGGCCTTAGTGTCCATCCCCTCGACATCTTCTGAATCGGTCAAATTTGCCTTggaatcgtcatcttctttGCCAAGAGACGACTTCGATTCATCGGCTTCAGTCGGGTCTGTGAGGGGCGATGAAGGAACAACCGACTCGGGCGCCATGGTACCCGCCCGGGAATCCGTGGGAGTAGATGTGCCTTCAGCAGACATTTTGCCTGGTGTAATTGAATAATTAGGCAAAGGCAGTGAATGATCTAAAGTGGGCACTagatggatgaagatggtaCGTCATGCGCAAGGGAGAAGAAGTTTTCGCGACGTCAAGTTTCGCGGTGGACGAGGGGTAAACGAATGTAATACCAGAGACTGAGTTTACACGAGTTTCCGACAACTGGACACTCACCCTTCAGAGAAACTCTGCGCACAATTGGACGTTGGCTTCTGATGTATCTGAAATTGAAGTAAGAGCGCGTCCTCCGCGCGGCATTTTCGCGTTCAATGCACGGACCAGGTTTAAATTAGACGACCCTGCAACTATGGGGACTCGGAGTTGACTTCAACATCATTCAAGGCTATCATACATCAGGGTAATTACAcgaaaaaagagaaacatGCAAAGAGCTCaaaatgaagatgatggtTTCATATCCTAGATTTTCTTGATTGTTCCCTCAATTATTTCTCGGTTGCATCCTTCTACTCCGAAGAGGAACAGCCATCTGTTGGCACCAGCATGACATCATCCATGGACATCTCAGTGATCGAGCTGATATCAGTGGAACTTGGTTGCTCATCAGGCTGTTCTTCCTCGGGTTTCTCGGGCTCGCTTTGTTCGGGAATCAAAATAGGCTCATAGCAGACAAATTCGTCCATGAGGCGGTCGACGTTCATCGCTGTCATTCCACGGTACGCCCGGGCGAGAATCCTCGAAGGGATGTTTTGTTCGACTGGCTGAGCCAAGGGAAGTGTTTGAAGATTTCCACGTGTGGGACTGATTCCAACACCGACACCATTAACTCGAAGGGTAGGCTGGTAGTTATATCGACGGCGCATCGCTTCTGCCTCGGCCTCTATCTTTTCAAGCTTGGCCTGCTGTATGCTTCGTTGGTACTTGAAATGGCTCTCTGATGGGTTGAATCCATCCGAAGACCGGTTTCCGGTGATGACTCTGCTGAAAGGTCTGGCAGGGTTCCGGAAAACGGGCTGGGCGACACTACCGCTCCGTGGCGGCTTGGACGGTGTTTCTTGCGGAACGTCTGACGGAGGTGACCCTGGCATGGCGGGCACCTGTCCATGAGAGGAAAATCCCTGGGGCCTAACACCAGCTTGCTCGTAGCGATTGATCTGCGCAGCGATGTCTGGGCCAACATTCACCTTGACTATTCCACCGAGTCGAGGCTTTGTGGTGTCCCACGATGAGTCCTGGTTCCGTTCATAATACCTTCCCCAGTCCATCATGAGGCCTGGGTCAGTGTTTCGTCGAACCAGATTGGTCGGGTTCATGGTACCGTTCATACCAATGCTTTGAATGAAATCCCTCTTGGCACTACTGATAGGGTCCATAAAAGGATTCATTGGGGTCTCAATCTCATTTGGAGGTGGACTGAATCTCAGGTTTTCTTTCCATTCGAACTTGTCGGGCTCATGGGAGTCGTCCTCGGATTCTCGAAGCACCACCAGGCTGTCTCCCCAATTTCCAGCATATCTTCGAGGCAGCCCGTGCTGATGCAAGTACTGTCTAGCCTTCAGGACCTCGTGGGCTTGGCACATCAAGAGGTCCGTGTAGCTGGTGAGCAACAAGTTCTGATTTGTCTCTCGAGTGATCCTTTTCAGCACCAGTTGAGGTGGCGGCTGGAAACGTTTCAAGTCGCTGTTGTCGATTTTCATGAGTACCTTGCGCTGTTTGCACCGCATTTGCTCCAATTTTCCGTTCTCTCGTTCGATCTGTTTATTGCGAATCCTTATACCCTGCATGAGCTGTTTTCGCTCATCTGGcccaaggccgagaaggtcGCAAACACGTCTCCAGCTATGGTATTTCATTGTGTTTTCGACGATTTCAACCTGCATCGCCTTGTGCAGATCTCCCCATTTTGGGTTGGGGATCTTAAACGACGACTCACATTAGACTCGACTGATTTTACCAACACGGCGAAGGTCAAGGTATACTTACCGCATCAAGGAGCACCTGAGTCGCATCTGGCAGTGGGTCATCATCACTATCCGGAGAGGTGGCCATGTCCTCGTAACCCGGAGGGGCATCCACACAAGTCGTACGCGCCATGTTTACGTTCCTCGCATATATCGGATTGTCCATGTTGTTGCTGGCAACGTGGTTATCGAGCTGGTCCATCGGGACTCGTTCTATCACAGACGAAGACGGTGCAACGGTTTCCATCGACCCAACATTGCGGAGAGGAAGTGCCAGTTCGCTTGTCTGTATCTTATGTTGGCTGTCACCAATGCCGTGATTCTTTGTGGAGGTGGGGGACGCATGACTTGGCTGTGGTCTGCTCAAACTGGGAAACGCAGCTGGTGGCAGGTTGGGGTTGAATGGCACAGTGTTGGGCTTGCGCCTCTTTTGTGGACGTGGTCTGCCTGATTCCCCAAGCTCTATGGAGTCGTCAAAGGAGTCATCGTATCCGGGCCGTAGCGTGGTCCGTGATGGTGTTTCGTATTCGTCTTCTCCATATCGCAGCGGCGCGCGGATGCTGTCACGCAGTCTCATGCCGCTCATTTTGGCGGCGCGTTGAGGTGTGCGTGAGGCTTGAAAGGGAGGAGGGTTGATGCGCTCAATGGTTGGTATGGGTGTGTTGATCGTAGGTACGTGTTAAAGTTCAATGGGAAGCATGCGCTTCATCGTAGGGGCGCGATAGTCGATTATGGGGTTGTCGCAAATTGGAAATCTTGTCGCGCGAGATGAAGGAAGAGCGGAGAAGGTAGGATGGGGATGGCTTTGAAGTTGCGCAAAGGTCAACGCAAGACTCGATCACTTGGACTGAAAAGAAAATCACAAGGGGCAAGTTGAGTCAAGAGTTGACAAGGTGGGTTCAAACGCTGGGTCAGATGCTGAAGGGCATCAACCAACTTGTGCGCGTCTTGAGACCTGCCACGTTTTGATATTGATACCATCATTGACCTTGCTAAACAAAATTTACACACATGCCAAGCTGAAACTTTCCTACGTTTATGATCGATCTTATGGATTAAAGATGTAAAGGTTGTAATGGCCAACGGATGGCCTAGATGTCAGAAAGATAGCAGCAATAGGCAATTGAAGCTGGGTATTTGCATACAAGAACCATCAAGCACCAAAGCagacaaaaaaagaaaaacaagaaagaaaccaGGAAAGAAAAGCAGATAACCCCCCCATTCTACACAATGTAAAGATTCCCTTCATTCCCTGTCATCTTCGGACGTCTCTCTCCCCATCCCTATGACATGATAAATGTCACTCACAACCCAACCAAAAATACTCGCAACAATCGACTTCGGTTGGCTCTAGACCACGCGGTCTTGGAAGGGAGCATTCGGCTTTCGCGCATAGAAGGGgtcgtcatcctcatccatGTCCATTTCACCCTCCTCAAAGGCAACATCATCATTTCTATGATCTTGGAAACTTCGCTTCCTCGTGAGCATTTGCGGTGGGGATGGAGGCGCAAGGCTCGGAGCCCCACGAACAGTAATTCCTTTAGCACGTTCAACATCACGTTTAGCAGAAAGAATGGACTCGAAAGACGAGAGGACATATTTCAAGTTGTCCTCAATCGAGACACAGAAACGACGCTGTTGAATCATGTGGATGGCTTCGGCAGACTGGATATTGAGCATGACCATGATGTAGGCAATGACGACACTAGCGGAGCGTTCATTCCCAGACTCGCAGAAGACAAggacttttcttttctgttgTTGGCCGTCAACCACCATTCCATCAAATCCCGCATCCACACCAGCTAGATGATCATTGATACGGCGGATAGCACGTGGAAATGCAGAAATGAGCTCTTGGTTGTCAAGAACATCAACAGTGTCGGCCATAATATTGACCTCGGCCGCCGCTTTTTCGCCCGAGACGAGGCGTGCCAGAGCCGAGTGCCGACTTCGAATCGCGAGTAGAAGTGTAAACCCTTGACTGCGGATGTAATCGGCATCACGTAGACATGATGAAGGGCCAAGAGATAAGAATGGAAGGATGGACTGGGCTTGGTGGCGCATGTCATAGTTCCATTGTGAAGGGTTGAAGCGGCGGGTGAACCCACCTAGATCGACGAGGTTGAAGAATCCTGGACAAACAAACTCTCCCTCTGCAAATTCATGGGAATCGTGGTTGAGATTTTTCTGGTCAACGATTACAGTGTCATCGTTGCCCGTGCTCGACAACCCGTGATAGGGTGCCCTGAGAGACCCACCTGAGGTTGGATATCGTGGCGTCACTGTGTACTCTTGTGCACGAACATAGTGAGACTGTTCATTGTGAGACATGGGCACCTCTCTCAGTAAATTTCCGTTAGACATTGTGCTTTACGGGAGCCTTCACAATGACACCCGTGAATCGTGTCAAGTTCTGATCTATTGATTGATTGGTGTGGAGATCAAATACGTTGTAACTTttaagccaaaaaaaaagcagacgTATCAGTTCAATCGATGTCGCTCGGGGTCCAAGACAGTGGTAGTGGAAACGCTGGAAATGAATATGTCAAGTTGAATAAACCCGAGTAGAAACGCTGAAAGTCTTTCCAGGCGCACAGTGCAAGTGTAACAGACAATATTTGAGAAGGAGTTCAATCGTTTCAATGGAATAGCTTCAAGATGGTTGCAGATCCAACATCTCTAtggggggagagagagctCAGGTCCACCCGTGGAGCTCTCCCGCGCGTTGAGATTAGGTAAGACGGTAGATTTCCACTGGGGCTTAACCTGCACTTCCAGGGTTCCTTATGCTCACGCTCTGTCATGGCTTTTGCTTCCAATTTGAAACTTCCAGTGGTCAGTTTTGCAAGCTACTGAGTCATAGGGGTCGATACAACCAAGAGGATGAAAAGTCTTCTATGGGTTGAAGTGCGAATAGCTTCGTGTTCTAGTCCGGACAAACATGACATGACGAGCTCGCTATCAACCTCTCAGCCACTTTCTATAGTCACGCCAATTGCTGCAAAGTGGACAGATGATGACAGATGATCCAATTGACTGAGATGGCCCGTAAATGAGCTGTGATAGCTCGTACACCGCTCTATCTGTCAAATCCTACGAACTACATAGTATATCGGAACTCGACCATAGCCCAATACTTTAGCACGGATCTAGCTTATTAAATGAGATCTTCTATTCCCATACTCAAATTGATGGACCACTATCATGGACATCGGGATGTTATATAGTTGAAAGAACCACGGTATTGTGTCTTGTCCTTTGAGCCTTCACTGATGTCAACTTCACATTTCTTCCATCTCCCATGTCATGGCTAAGAGATTATCTGAGCTCTGGACAGCGTTTAGACAATCTGATTGCTAGCAACGGTGCACTTAGGCAGATAATTATCCTTGAAACAACCAAGCACCTGCAAGACTTTACTCTCGTGCTGAATCCGTTTGTTCCCGTACAAATTCTAGCAGGATAGTACCGTGTATCACATAAATGGAAGCCCAATCATGAGTATCAGGGGGGAAATAAGCTTGGCCGGGGTCTAATGTCTGTGACAACCCAGACTTGCGAGCGAAGCCCCCTAATATAAGAACACACTCTCAGAGCTAGACAACGTATTCATAGGTCTTCTCACAAGTTGGTGAACGCCTTATCCAAGCTAATACTGCACGATAAGTATAGAGGAAAAGCTTCTACCGGGGAGTGTTCCTAGAAAGCGGGAGACATGATAGCTACGCCTTGAGAACTAAACCGGGTTCTCCCATCAGTAGAGACACTCTTCGCACTACTCGTGCTCTATAAACCTGACAATTTAAACACTGGGTTCGACTCCTTGCGTAGCCCAAAAACTCCTGAAATTCAGCGACAAGTACACAGGCTGGGAACCATGAGGTGATCTACACAGCAGACCACTCAAATTCAGTAGCATCAATCTGCCAATGAGCAACAAGGAACTAGACCTAACAACAAACTTACAAGGCCCAAAGTTCCACTTACTGATTTTCGATCTCTGAGGCGTAAAATACTCAATAAGCGTAGGCTCCTAGTACCCAGATGCCAAGACGCAGCAAGAGAAGTCGCATATTGGAGCGCGCGATGCCGCAGCTGATAGCAGTGAGATCTACACGTAGGCACAGAACTTTGCGAAAGCATTTCCCGACTCTAGGGGGGATGATGCGCCGTGCATCAACACACCGCAGACCGCAGCGGATACGCAGAGATAACATACGGGGGCTTGGCTCTTCACCGAATGGTCGAAGCGCGTGATTACAGACGGAGTCGTGAACCAGTTCGAATAGTACGAGAGCGCATGTATCTAAGCCGCTCATCAACTGGGAGAATGTGCTGGACTGATTCTTTGACGAATGCATGAAAGCAGACGCTGGCAGCTGCGCGCTCGCCTCGCTAGAAACGTCGAAAGAAGAGCTGCGCGAAACGGTCCGCTCGTCTCTAAACCAGCTCCGGAATCAGCTGCTCGACACATAATACAAAAGTACCGTCGACCGACTTGTGACTTACGAACAGTTCTGGTACAGCGGCGTCTTCGCAGCATTATGGACGCCTCTGTGGAGTACACTGGCGCTGAACGACGGCCGCGCGGGCCCACCCCACTGGCCTCAGGGGAAAGACCCGCTTGCTCGCACGGATCACGCCCTGGCTCAACCACACTCTCTTCAGCCCCGTGTCTCTCGCGTGATGTTACCAGAACCAGCAGTGGACGGTGCCGAGGACACATCCGTATGTTCCGCGGCGACGCGTGGAAACCGCACATCTACCGTTGATCCTATCAACGGCCTATTACAACATACACCCGTGTGTCCGCTGGTCTCAGCGTGCGGGGCTAAAGATGCCTTTGCTGGATCAAGGGGCATGGACGTTGTTCCGTGGCTGTGGCTTCTGTCTGTGCTATGAAGCATCTGCGTGTGGTTTTGCGTGTGAGGAAGTGTACGCGTGGTGCAAGGTTAATTCCACCGATTTTGGTAATTCCGATGAACGTGTGCGCATGGATGCTCAGGTGTACTTTGAGGACCAGAAGGATCGTAAATTTCAAGTTGCGCAATCGGGGCTTAGTGCGGGATGGGATCATTCTCGATGGATCCAATGGCGAATGTACTCTAGAAGAATGCCCTGTCATTGGGAAGGTTTGTAGAGAGGCAAGTAGTTGTAAGCTTGGTCGACGGTTATTCGCTTTTTCATAGAGAATCTGAGCCTACAACTACATGATCTTACAAAATCAATCTCCGTCAATCTTACATGAGCCATAAAATGCAATTGAAGAGAATGCTTTCATTTTCCGCTATTGGTATAATCGGACAGGGCAAAATTCTCGACGAATGTCACACCACCTAAGTAGTGCGGACACAAAACCCACACAATAGATACAGACAGCCCATGTCCCTGATGTGGAAAGGGGACCCAATGGATGATCCAATGGGGACGAATGATATTCCAGGCAAGGGGCCTCGagcaaaatcaaaacaaaaattGGCAAGAACAAAGCCCACAGAGGAGCAATGATCGTGCAGAAAATCAATAAATCCGTGCGTCACTCACACCAGAACATAAGGATTGACAAGAAAAAGGATAGATCATACTCAAGACAAAGAAGGCCCTGAGAGGTAAAGAAATTCGTAATGAGCGTCTGGGTGGAAGACGCAAAAATAGAACCGCCGATAAAGATGAAGGGAAGAATCGACAGGAAAGCTGAACGGAACATTATGTACAAATGGGGTGAAGGAAGACGCCCACACTGTCAAAAGTATGGACGGAAAAAGCAGGAGTAGCGTGATGTCTCAAAAATAATTGCCAGGATGTCGCTATGCCGAAGTTGCGCCGTAAATCGAAgtaaaataaaaaaaaacccaatTTGCACCGCGCTTATGACTGCGACCGTTCGTTTGCCGTTGCTGCCTCGTTGGAAGACTTTTCTTTGTCCTTAGGTTTCCAAAAGTGCATCATTCGGCTGAGACGGCGGCCCTTCTTCTTAGTCTTGCCAGATGCATTGTTGGGAGGTTTCTCCTCTTGGCTGAGCTTGCTCCGCTCAGAATGTGTACTCCCGACCAGCTTGGAAAGGCTGGCTAGACTGGAGCGTTTTGAGGCATTGGCCTGGCTGGTACGTCTGGTACCAGCAGCCGAGAAGGAAGCCGCGCGGTCAGTCGAAAGTCGTCCACGGGGGAAGAAAGAAGCCGCCGAGAAACGATTCAGAGTGTTGGTCATGGTCGATGCACTGCTGGTCAAAGATGGAACATCTTCAACTGATGCGTAAGGATATTCCGCCGAAGGAAGATGTTGATATGAGCGACTGGAAAGGTTACGGTCGGTCATCGAGGATGCCGCAATGGATCGTGGAGCTTCTGGAGACGGGAAAGACGAGTCGGACGGAGAAACCCCCGGTTGCAACGCGAATGGTGGAATGTTGGGCAGCAGCTCAATGGGCGAGGTCACTGGCCGCTTGTCGATAGCTAGGAACCGAGGAGAAATCTCGGGACTGGGAGGTCTGGTCATTTGATGCGCAGGTTCTTCCGTCTTCAAAATTTTTACGGGGGTTCGGGGCTTGCTGTCGAAAGGATTGCTGGCATTATGCACCTGCTGAAGGACACTTCTTTGCTCCTGCTGTTCCCGGTTCAGATGTTTATCGCCTTGTCGAATGCCCAAGCCAGCATTTTGAGAGGAAATGCTGTCAGTGGGGGCGTAAGTCAAAGTATCACCCGTACCAGAGGTATCGTTGCTGTGAATGGATTTGAGATCATCCTCCGATGATGAGAAAACTGCTCTGTCAGTCGTTGATGCATCCACAGGAAGCCGCTCGCCCTTCGGTGATTGGGAAGCAGCCAGGAAagcatcctcctcctcctcgtcaaaCACATCGGGCGTTTCCACTGCCGAGGTCGGACCCAAACGGAATGCGCCTAGAGCTGCCCGGTCGAATGGTTGCATCGCCGGAGCACTTTCCGTGCGCCGATGGTACCGCATCTCTGGGCCAACAAATTCACCCCGTCTTCCACCGCTGTACATTCGTTGAGTTGCAACCGAAAATTTGTTGTTAGGCGCACCCTGCATCCCTGGTCGCATGTCTGGAGTGTTGAAAGGACCGAGTGCAGCATCGAGGTCGATGATAGGGCTACTTAGCACATTGTCGTTCGGACTAACTCCCTGTTCATAAAAACTTCTTGGTTTCCAAGAGCTCTCTAGGGATTGTGTAGATGAAGAACAACCTTGATCAGTTTGGTGATGACTTTGAATAGGGTCAAGCGCAGAAAGAGGCATTGTCGGGTTGGTCGGTGTACGGATGACAACGACACCGTCATTATCAAAATCAACATCTAAGATCGATCCCGTCCCCGAGTTGGTGCGAGTCAGAGCAGGGGGACGAAGCGCAAGAGTGCGAGGCACAGGCGGTTCCTCTTTTGTGTCGACCTTCGCATGGCGCTTACCCTTACCTTTGCTCTTAGTTCGAGTTAGAATGTGACCGGCCCAAGAGCGAACGCgtttctgcttcttctttttcaacttGATGGGGCATTTGTCAGACGAGTTCTCTGTCGCTTCATCGCCAGATGTTTCAGAACCATCGTCCGAGAATGAAGGCCGGTAGTTGTCTGTCGACTGGATATCATCGGGCGAGAGAGTAGAGTTGAGATGCGGTGTTGACTTGCTCTTCCGAGAGCGTGAGTGCCCAGCGGCCGAGTGCGACCGTTTGAAAGGGGTCCCCGAGTCATCATCCGTCTGCACAAAATCTACCGCCAAAGAGGCATCGGCAGTTTTTGGTCGAGATTTGGTGTTGTAGTCAGGTAGTGGAGTTGCTCGATCTGAGATTGTAGGTTTCTCCATCTCTTGCGTCAACTGAATTGTGGGCAAAAAATCCGAATTATCCTGCGAACTAGCGGAGACTGGTTGTTCAAAATTCGACATCTGGTTTTTCAAGGCCATTTCCACCTGAAGGGCAGCCGGAATGGAAGGCACGGGAGGGACGGGAGGGAGTTGAGGTGACGCAGGGGGCGTGGGGCGGCCAAGGCTGATAGCCGGTTGAGAAAGCGGTCGTGAAGGAAGATCGGATGCCGATTTGTGATTAGGGTCGGCGGGTGTAGATGGCGCACTTGCCATTCCAGAATTAGGGCCAAGTGCCTTGGTGATGGCCTTCAAGTCAACATTAGAGATCGCAGCCGAACGGCGATGAGCGTGGTTCCGTCGTCCAGGAACCCTACCAACACCAGGCCCTGGAGGCGGAAGATGTTGATCTGCCATGGAAGACGCCCTTTTGTGGCCTGGTCCAATTGTTTCCGGTGTTACCAAGTAATCAGTTCCAATAAACTCGCTTGGTCGCCGACGGTGTCCGCCCGCGCGAGGATTCGACAAGGAAGGTGCTGAAAATTGTGGTGACTGCTGTTCTGATCCGGGATTAAAAGAGAAGGCAGGCAATGCGGCACGTTCCCGGCGCTCAGGGGTCTTCAATTGAGTGTTGGGGCAATCTGGGTCCCGTGCTGGAAAGACGAATGGAGGATTAGGCAACGGTGAGTGCATATGTTGGCGACGATCGCGGCTGGCGGACTGTTTCGAGGTATCAAAATGTGGCGGGAAGCTCGCCTGAGACTGCGGAGGAAGTGAAATCGAAGCCATGGTCGAAcgcaagaaaaaaaaaagaaaaaacagaaaaaacagaaaaaaaagaaacaaaacgATGCGGAAATAAAGAAATTTAGCGGAGTGACGACAAAGCCCGGTGAGATCCGGATGGGCAAAGACCTCCAGACCGACTTCCTTTCGGTGAGAAAGCCTAGGAATCTGGAGGTCAAGTTGAAGCACCTTCGGCGAGGGTCATTGAATCCGCGCCAGGCAGAAAGAAACGAGTGAAATCAAATCGAAGCGACCACCAGCGGTATCCAAAAGACTGGAAAATGAGCGGACGGCCACGACGAAGGCCAAAGAGGGAAGGGTGGAAAGGTTGGTCGTAGTGAGgttgaagagagaagaagccaAAGAGAACAACAAGACCAGGAGGGGGAACCAGGACCGGAACCAGGATGGGAACTTGGATGGGAACTTAGAGCTGTATCTTAATTACCATACACGGTATCGCCCGTTGCCATCCGACGGGGGCAAACCAATCATTGGGGTCAAACATTGGGATTACATACGCCAGGGCTTCAAAAGTCTATTTTGTAGGTCTTGCTCAACTTCTCTTAATCAGGAAGACTACTCAATCCCTTGTACCTTCTCCCTTCAAAGGAATCAAACTCACCAGTACAGTATTCCAAGTACATTTAACATCTCGGGGCAGATGCCATATTGGGTGACATCTGTCAAAGGACCAAAAAAGAATAGAGAAAAGAAGGTTTTCTCTAAGGAATGTGACCATCCCTATGCCTCCTCATGCTCTAGACCGTATTTTTGTTCAACCACTCCATTCATAGAGCACGTCATGACTTGCCACCACAATACAAACCCGTATtcacttccaaggttagTGTTCCTCCCGT
It contains:
- a CDS encoding Alpha/beta hydrolase fold-1 — protein: MKADAGSCALASLETSKEELRETFWYSGVFAALWTPLWSTLALNDGRAGPPHWPQGKDPLARTDHALAQPHSLQPRVSRVMLPEPAVDGAEDTSVCSAATRGNRTSTVDPINGLLQHTPVCPLVSACGAKDAFAGSRGMDVVPWLWLLSVL
- a CDS encoding Cell wall proline rich protein, putative, whose amino-acid sequence is MASISLPPQSQASFPPHFDTSKQSASRDRRQHMHSPLPNPPFVFPARDPDCPNTQLKTPERRERAALPAFSFNPGSEQQSPQFSAPSLSNPRAGGHRRRPSEFIGTDYLVTPETIGPGHKRASSMADQHLPPPGPGVGRVPGRRNHAHRRSAAISNVDLKAITKALGPNSGMASAPSTPADPNHKSASDLPSRPLSQPAISLGRPTPPASPQLPPVPPVPSIPAALQVEMALKNQMSNFEQPVSASSQDNSDFLPTIQLTQEMEKPTISDRATPLPDYNTKSRPKTADASLAVDFVQTDDDSGTPFKRSHSAAGHSRSRKSKSTPHLNSTLSPDDIQSTDNYRPSFSDDGSETSGDEATENSSDKCPIKLKKKKQKRVRSWAGHILTRTKSKGKGKRHAKVDTKEEPPVPRTLALRPPALTRTNSGTGSILDVDFDNDGVVVIRTPTNPTMPLSALDPIQSHHQTDQGCSSSTQSLESSWKPRSFYEQGVSPNDNVLSSPIIDLDAALGPFNTPDMRPGMQGAPNNKFSVATQRMYSGGRRGEFVGPEMRYHRRTESAPAMQPFDRAALGAFRLGPTSAVETPDVFDEEEEDAFLAASQSPKGERLPVDASTTDRAVFSSSEDDLKSIHSNDTSGTGDTLTYAPTDSISSQNAGLGIRQGDKHLNREQQEQRSVLQQVHNASNPFDSKPRTPVKILKTEEPAHQMTRPPSPEISPRFLAIDKRPVTSPIELLPNIPPFALQPGVSPSDSSFPSPEAPRSIAASSMTDRNLSSRSYQHLPSAEYPYASVEDVPSLTSSASTMTNTLNRFSAASFFPRGRLSTDRAASFSAAGTRRTSQANASKRSSLASLSKLVGSTHSERSKLSQEEKPPNNASGKTKKKGRRLSRMMHFWKPKDKEKSSNEAATANERSQS
- a CDS encoding Dual specificity protein phosphatase 3, putative, with product MSNGNLLREVPMSHNEQSHYVRAQEYTVTPRYPTSGGSLRAPYHGLSSTGNDDTVIVDQKNLNHDSHEFAEGEFVCPGFFNLVDLGGFTRRFNPSQWNYDMRHQAQSILPFLSLGPSSCLRDADYIRSQGFTLLLAIRSRHSALARLVSGEKAAAEVNIMADTVDVLDNQELISAFPRAIRRINDHLAGVDAGFDGMVVDGQQQKRKVLVFCESGNERSASVVIAYIMVMLNIQSAEAIHMIQQRRFCVSIEDNLKYVLSSFESILSAKRDVERAKGITVRGAPSLAPPSPPQMLTRKRSFQDHRNDDVAFEEGEMDMDEDDDPFYARKPNAPFQDRVV